CGAAGAATGCATTATTCAAGAACTCTTGCCCTTCTAAAAAGAAGCTATCGTCAAAATTCAGACTATGAGTATTCTCTGTTAAAACAATAAATTCTCTCGCATTTATTTCTTTAAAAGAAGGATAAATTTTTTCTAAATTTCTTTTTAATAATCTTATTTTCTTAGAAATATCCTCTTCATTGGTATCATTTGCATCAATGAAAGTTAAAAACTCTCCTGTTTGCCCTCCAGTTTCTAAAGAAACGTCAGAGAATTCGCAAATAAAGTGCCCCCATTCATGAGTATAACTAAGAGGTATTAAGAGAGTTTCCCTTTGCTCTGTTAGCTCTTTATCAAATTCTAATTTTATATGTAGAGCACATGGCGTTTTAGAGCTTTCAACAAATTCAATGAATTCATTTGAAATTTTTTCTTTGTTAACGGCTTCCTCATAGAATTTCCAAGGAGACTCTGCCCAAAATATTCTCTTCGTATAAATCTGAGTACCATTAGAACATTCGATAACCCAAAGATCACCTTCTTTAAAAACCTTTGAATAAAGGAGTTCAATTTGATTCTCTCTCACTTCAGTGTAAAAATTTTCTTCAGTTATAAAAGGAAAGATTTTATTTAAACTATAACTAGCAGCAGGAGTTGTATAGAACTCCTCTCCCCACAATAGTGTTTCAGATTTTCCTCTTCCACCAAATGGTTTGAACTTCATGTCTTTATAGAATTTTGAAGTTTCTGTTGATTCTTCTATTTCTGCATATTCAAAAGCACTCTTAATATATTCAATATTCTCTTTTCCTCTAAGTATGCTAGGACCAAGAAATATTGCATTCTCACTATTTAAAATTTCCTTTGTTAATATTTTCGTATTCTCAGAAGAAAACTTTGTCTTGAGAAAATCGTAGGTCGCGAGGGCAAATAGATCTCCCCCCAAAATTAAATTATCAACTTCAACTTTAGTGATGTCTTTAACTTCTTCTTTTTTTAATTTCTTTAAGTCTGAATAGGCCATATATGTCTCTATGTAATATCAAATAATGTCAGTTATGATCGAATATTACCTCGACGACTTCTCCATTGTCATCTCTATAACGAAAGAAACCTGCTTGATGCAGGTTCCTAATTAAATACTGATTTTTTATTTTCTACTATCTGATGGCCAACTTATCCCCGGCCCTAATCTGTCTTCTATTAAGAATCGAAAGATTTGAGACAATAAGTGTATCTAGGTTTGTCTTAGTTTTTCTGGCCACTGACCAGAGAGAATCACCTCTTCTCACAACATACCACTTCGAAGGATTCACAATTCTCGTTCCTCGAGATTTTGCAACACGAAGTCTCTTTCTATAATTCTTTCTTCTTACAACAACCTTACGAGGCTTTTCATAGAGATCTGCATACATTGCATTTTTTCTGGACTGTCCTTCTCTAAAAGGAAGTAGAATCTCACTTCCCTTCTTCAAATTCTTATTTGCTCTAATGTCATTAAGTGAGCTTAAAACATAAGGAGATTTTTTAATTTTAAACTTTCTTGCAACATCATTTAAACTCGTTCTATTCCCACGAATTTTATACTTTTGAAAAGCAATCGCTTTATAGTCCTTACCCGCACAACAAGCAGTGTAAGTGTCTTTAAGTCCTGCAGGAATACGAAGAGTGTACTTATCTTGCGCTGGAGGAGTAAACCATCTCAAAATTTCAGGGTTTAAGTATTGTATATCTTCTAAGTCTAACCCCATATCTTTTGAAAAATCTACTAAGTCTGTTCCACCTGGAACTTCAATTTCTTCAAAGTCGATTGGATCGTGAAAGTCAATTTCATTAAATCCGAAAACTTTTAAATTCTTTCCAATAATTGCGAGGGCCATAATCTTTGGAACATAATTCTTCGTTTCCGGCTTTAAGTATCGTCCCTTTCTTAAATTCCAAAAGTTCTCAGTCTTATATCTTCTAATTGCTCTACCAACTTTTCCTTCTCCAGCATTGTAAGCTGCAGCGGCAAGTTCCCAAGATCCAAATTCACTATATAGCTTCTTTAAATATTTTGAAGCTGCAACTGTTGCTTTAAATGGATCTCTTCTTTCATCAACATACCAATCAATTTTTAAACCAAACCTCTTTCCAGTGTAAGGCATGAATTGCCAAGGCCCAACTGCTCTTGCCCACGACTTTGCTTTAGTTTGAAAACCAGACTCGGCCATTGCTAAAAAGATTAAGTCTCTAGGAAGCCCATTATCTTCTAAAATTTTTCCAAGTAATGGAGCATACCTTCCCCCACGCGCAGAATATCTCTCAAAGAAACCTCTACCTCTTGTTAGAAAGTAATTTATCCACTTCTTTGTTGCAGCATTATAAACAACAGGAATATCAAAATAGTAATTAT
The sequence above is a segment of the Halobacteriovorax sp. JY17 genome. Coding sequences within it:
- a CDS encoding lytic transglycosylase domain-containing protein, with amino-acid sequence MKISKAILTQIFLSTFLLSCSNLKQVEKKEVVESKEEEVLSKHLTWANDARDSIANFDTNTSMAGSAEINPADYDGKTYFLYGAEHLKLDNYYFDIPVVYNAATKKWINYFLTRGRGFFERYSARGGRYAPLLGKILEDNGLPRDLIFLAMAESGFQTKAKSWARAVGPWQFMPYTGKRFGLKIDWYVDERRDPFKATVAASKYLKKLYSEFGSWELAAAAYNAGEGKVGRAIRRYKTENFWNLRKGRYLKPETKNYVPKIMALAIIGKNLKVFGFNEIDFHDPIDFEEIEVPGGTDLVDFSKDMGLDLEDIQYLNPEILRWFTPPAQDKYTLRIPAGLKDTYTACCAGKDYKAIAFQKYKIRGNRTSLNDVARKFKIKKSPYVLSSLNDIRANKNLKKGSEILLPFREGQSRKNAMYADLYEKPRKVVVRRKNYRKRLRVAKSRGTRIVNPSKWYVVRRGDSLWSVARKTKTNLDTLIVSNLSILNRRQIRAGDKLAIR